One genomic window of Paenibacillus xylanilyticus includes the following:
- a CDS encoding acetamidase/formamidase family protein, translating to MGNRLKWKVFAALSIGSLLIPGVNVVNADIDQVSVKPKTHVLKANSENVRWGNIGKGEAVLTVNSGDIVTVDAITHHSGDDYERMIKGDAGVEDIFHWTESEKTEADRGPGVHIMTGPIAVEGAEPGDVLEVKILDMKLRPNGNGEYAGKTYGSNVAANWGLLYGEMEEEPVTREVVTIYEMDSEGGTDYAKALYSYRWTPQTDPDGNVHPTIDYPGVVVDHTTVKENHNVLKDVRVPVRLHFGTMSVAPKEADIVDSVPPSYYGGNIDDWRVTEGATMYYPVSVPGALLSIGDPHAGQGDSELNGTAIETSVTGDVQIILHKKDKLDNKLKSLNFPLLENENEWVVHGFSYANYLEELGEDAQKEIFEKSSLDKAMKDAAHKTKAFLMRGMELTEDEAYSLMSVTTDFGVTQVVDGNWGVHAIIDKKLFGEAERNMAPLRSSFEQFGAKIEWEPKSKRVSILYNGNTLSAKLGETKASFNGETIRLIAPIQLNAQKSAEVSEYFVDFYQAKLSKTN from the coding sequence ATGGGGAATCGATTGAAATGGAAGGTTTTCGCTGCTTTATCCATTGGTTCACTGCTTATACCAGGTGTGAATGTAGTTAATGCTGACATCGATCAAGTGTCTGTGAAGCCAAAGACACATGTTCTGAAGGCCAATTCCGAAAATGTCCGGTGGGGCAACATCGGCAAGGGTGAAGCAGTACTCACCGTTAACTCCGGAGATATCGTTACGGTGGATGCGATTACTCACCATTCCGGCGACGATTATGAACGAATGATCAAAGGTGACGCTGGCGTCGAAGATATTTTTCATTGGACCGAATCCGAGAAGACGGAAGCAGATCGTGGTCCGGGAGTACATATCATGACAGGCCCAATCGCGGTTGAAGGAGCAGAACCGGGAGATGTGCTGGAAGTGAAGATTTTGGATATGAAACTTCGTCCTAATGGCAACGGCGAATATGCAGGCAAAACATATGGTTCCAACGTGGCTGCAAACTGGGGATTACTATATGGAGAGATGGAAGAAGAACCGGTGACACGGGAGGTTGTGACAATATACGAAATGGATTCAGAAGGCGGTACGGATTATGCCAAGGCACTATATAGCTACAGATGGACGCCTCAAACCGATCCGGATGGAAATGTGCATCCTACAATTGATTATCCTGGTGTTGTGGTTGATCATACAACGGTGAAGGAAAATCACAATGTTCTGAAAGACGTTCGAGTGCCTGTAAGGCTCCATTTTGGTACCATGAGCGTAGCTCCAAAGGAAGCAGATATCGTTGATTCGGTTCCACCTTCCTATTATGGCGGAAATATCGATGACTGGCGTGTTACCGAAGGAGCAACCATGTACTATCCGGTTTCTGTTCCGGGAGCACTGCTGTCGATCGGTGATCCACACGCAGGACAAGGAGACTCTGAGTTAAATGGAACAGCCATTGAGACTTCTGTAACTGGTGATGTTCAGATTATTCTTCATAAAAAGGATAAGCTGGATAACAAATTAAAGTCGTTAAACTTCCCATTGCTGGAAAATGAGAACGAGTGGGTGGTCCATGGTTTCAGCTACGCCAACTATCTCGAAGAACTGGGTGAGGATGCCCAGAAGGAAATCTTCGAAAAATCTTCCCTCGATAAGGCGATGAAAGATGCTGCGCATAAAACCAAGGCTTTTCTAATGAGAGGCATGGAACTAACCGAAGACGAGGCTTACTCTTTAATGTCGGTAACTACCGATTTTGGAGTTACACAGGTAGTCGATGGAAACTGGGGAGTTCATGCGATCATTGACAAAAAGTTGTTTGGAGAAGCTGAACGAAATATGGCACCATTACGCAGCAGCTTTGAACAATTTGGCGCCAAGATCGAATGGGAACCAAAATCGAAAAGGGTATCCATCCTGTATAATGGCAATACACTATCAGCGAAACTTGGAGAAACGAAGGCTTCATTCAATGGAGAAACCATTAGACTGATTGCTCCTATTCAATTAAATGCCCAGAAGTCAGCTGAGGTCAGCGAGTATTTCGTCGATTTCTATCAAGCCAAGCTTTCCAAGACAAACTAA
- a CDS encoding Lrp/AsnC family transcriptional regulator yields MLDSIDSHILRRLAQNSRISYTDLAKEVGLSGVAVKERIDRLVNQGIIEQFSIVISAEKLGKKISAYLELEVEPAYLNEIIDALKQNDKVAVLYEMTGPCILHIHILVESIEEMEQFMNESIYSLRGIVRAETQILMKRHKNQDGLNI; encoded by the coding sequence ATGTTAGATTCAATTGATAGTCATATTTTACGAAGACTGGCTCAAAACAGCCGGATATCCTATACCGATTTGGCTAAAGAGGTTGGATTGTCTGGTGTTGCCGTCAAAGAGCGCATAGACCGGCTTGTCAATCAAGGAATCATTGAACAGTTCTCCATTGTAATTAGCGCTGAAAAGCTCGGCAAAAAGATATCGGCCTATTTGGAGCTTGAAGTGGAGCCTGCATATTTGAATGAGATCATAGACGCGTTGAAACAAAACGATAAAGTCGCTGTATTATACGAAATGACGGGTCCCTGCATCCTCCATATACATATTCTTGTCGAGAGCATTGAAGAGATGGAACAATTCATGAACGAATCCATCTACTCGCTAAGAGGTATCGTCCGTGCTGAAACGCAGATACTGATGAAACGGCACAAAAATCAGGATGGATTGAATATATAA
- a CDS encoding SDR family NAD(P)-dependent oxidoreductase, whose amino-acid sequence MTNLKDKVAIITGGASGIGLATVKAFLDKGSKVVIADYNEEHGKAAEQELKQTYNDNVVFIKVNVADEKQVENLVTETVKQFGKLDVIFNNAGIGVQKPSHELTDEEYKRVIAINQDGVFYGAKYAIREMLKTGGGSVISTSSILGSVGEPTSMPYAASKGAVNQITKSLALEYADRNIRVNAVAPGFVESGMVNKEALGEFYDSLVAKHPLGRLGNPEEIAHAVVFLAENDFVTGTTVFVDGGYLAK is encoded by the coding sequence ATGACTAATCTTAAAGACAAAGTAGCGATCATTACAGGCGGAGCTTCCGGAATTGGTTTGGCTACAGTAAAAGCCTTCTTGGATAAAGGATCCAAAGTTGTTATTGCAGATTACAATGAAGAGCACGGCAAAGCTGCCGAGCAGGAATTGAAACAAACATATAATGATAATGTCGTGTTCATCAAAGTGAATGTTGCCGACGAAAAACAAGTAGAAAACCTGGTTACCGAGACAGTGAAGCAGTTTGGTAAACTGGATGTCATTTTTAATAATGCAGGTATTGGTGTTCAAAAACCTTCGCATGAATTAACGGACGAAGAATACAAACGTGTCATTGCAATCAATCAGGACGGCGTCTTCTACGGTGCAAAATATGCGATCCGTGAAATGCTGAAAACCGGTGGTGGATCTGTAATCAGCACTTCCTCGATCCTGGGTTCTGTTGGTGAACCAACATCGATGCCGTATGCCGCTAGTAAAGGTGCAGTCAACCAAATTACAAAATCACTCGCGCTGGAGTATGCTGACCGTAACATCCGCGTCAACGCAGTTGCTCCTGGATTTGTGGAAAGTGGCATGGTTAACAAAGAAGCTCTTGGTGAGTTCTATGATAGCCTGGTTGCCAAACATCCACTTGGACGTCTGGGCAATCCGGAAGAAATTGCACATGCCGTTGTATTCCTGGCTGAAAATGATTTCGTTACTGGAACAACCGTCTTCGTAGATGGCGGATACCTGGCTAAATAA
- a CDS encoding DUF817 domain-containing protein: MKAFIQLLHFGYHQAMSCIFPVAIFGTLAITSVIEVPFFHRYDAILLILLGVQYLMYRSGLETRDEIKVICVFHIIGLVLELYKVSMGSWSYPEPGFTKVFGVPLYSGFMYASVASFMCQIWRRLRMDMTGWPGFAPSFLLGGAIYLNFFTHHFIPDFRWWLTALVFIVFWKTWIIYRVRTKTYRMPLSLAFIIVGFFIWAAENIATFFNGWKYPDQHDAWQLVSFSKISSWFLLVIISVIIVAQLKYVKANRTSTGPN, translated from the coding sequence TTGAAAGCTTTTATTCAATTGCTGCATTTCGGCTATCATCAGGCGATGAGTTGCATTTTCCCTGTGGCCATCTTCGGCACCCTAGCCATAACCAGCGTGATCGAGGTTCCATTCTTTCATCGTTACGACGCCATTCTGCTGATCTTGCTTGGTGTCCAATATCTCATGTACCGAAGTGGGTTGGAGACCCGGGATGAAATTAAAGTCATATGTGTATTTCATATTATTGGCCTGGTTCTTGAACTGTACAAAGTAAGCATGGGTTCATGGTCCTATCCAGAGCCTGGATTCACCAAAGTATTTGGAGTACCGCTGTACAGCGGCTTCATGTACGCGAGTGTGGCAAGTTTCATGTGTCAGATCTGGCGGAGATTACGCATGGACATGACTGGATGGCCTGGATTTGCGCCCTCCTTTCTGCTCGGAGGAGCCATCTATCTCAACTTCTTCACCCACCATTTCATTCCTGATTTTCGTTGGTGGCTCACGGCTTTGGTCTTTATCGTTTTTTGGAAAACATGGATCATCTACCGAGTACGGACCAAGACATATCGTATGCCCTTATCGCTCGCTTTTATCATTGTAGGATTCTTCATCTGGGCTGCCGAAAATATTGCTACATTCTTTAATGGCTGGAAATACCCTGACCAGCACGATGCCTGGCAATTGGTTAGTTTCAGCAAAATCAGCTCCTGGTTCCTGCTCGTAATCATTAGCGTCATCATTGTCGCCCAGCTTAAATATGTCAAAGCCAATCGAACGAGCACTGGACCCAACTAA
- a CDS encoding MEDS domain-containing protein, translating to MNKQAVPLNSLTSVTDGGHIIYLFEDFDRYVDNAVSYILTGIDQGHHILLIEEADTYLDIYNKLNDFISGDQLQYLHYANNVEYYGSRGDFSFQHILNHFHQVMGTVQENNMSIRTWANVMTWGEHSEDKIQGNLVNYERQTCGVAREFGMVSVCAYNASAISSSLQLKMMREHEYMMTDVEFVKSPLYSHLPSDEVVFPSLSVQRRLLNEQKHLLIEKEAMEMANQVKSEFITTMNHEIRTPMNGVMGITDLLASTDLTDKQKEYVATLQKSGKSLLRIVNDILDFSKLDSNHEQLLKEAFSIREAVADTLDILRVGILNKKLQVHVSIDPDIPEILMGDDGRFRQVILNLLGNAVKFTDEGDISLEARLLITDAGKVRLHFTVRDTGIGIPQDKRNQLFKPFHRVDNSVTRRTEGTGLGLAICHRIVQLMNGEIAIAAEDLTERGTTITFTAEFDTYTA from the coding sequence ATGAACAAACAAGCAGTACCGTTAAATTCGTTGACCAGTGTCACGGATGGAGGCCATATCATTTATTTGTTCGAGGATTTCGATCGTTATGTTGATAATGCGGTATCCTATATTCTCACGGGTATAGACCAAGGTCATCACATCTTATTGATAGAAGAAGCAGACACATATCTTGACATTTATAACAAGCTTAACGATTTTATTTCCGGTGACCAGCTTCAGTATCTTCATTATGCTAACAATGTGGAGTATTACGGATCACGAGGGGATTTTAGTTTTCAGCATATTCTCAATCATTTTCATCAAGTAATGGGGACGGTACAAGAGAATAACATGTCCATTCGTACGTGGGCCAATGTTATGACGTGGGGGGAGCATAGCGAAGACAAGATCCAGGGGAATTTGGTCAATTATGAGCGGCAAACTTGCGGTGTAGCCCGTGAATTTGGAATGGTATCTGTATGTGCATATAACGCATCTGCCATTTCTTCGTCATTACAGCTTAAGATGATGAGAGAGCATGAGTACATGATGACTGACGTGGAATTTGTAAAATCACCCTTATATAGCCATCTGCCCTCGGACGAGGTCGTATTTCCTTCACTTTCAGTACAGAGAAGATTGCTTAACGAACAGAAGCATCTCTTAATCGAAAAGGAAGCCATGGAAATGGCCAACCAGGTGAAGAGCGAGTTTATCACTACCATGAATCACGAGATACGGACCCCGATGAATGGCGTGATGGGAATCACGGATCTGTTGGCATCAACCGATCTTACCGATAAGCAGAAGGAATATGTGGCCACACTGCAAAAAAGCGGGAAGTCTCTGCTGCGCATCGTCAATGATATTCTGGATTTCAGCAAATTGGATTCAAATCATGAACAGCTTCTGAAGGAAGCCTTTAGCATCAGGGAAGCCGTAGCGGATACGCTGGATATTCTTAGGGTTGGAATTCTGAATAAGAAACTGCAAGTTCATGTTTCCATTGATCCGGATATTCCAGAGATTCTGATGGGGGATGATGGAAGATTCAGACAGGTAATTCTTAATTTGCTGGGGAACGCCGTGAAATTCACGGATGAAGGTGATATTTCCCTGGAGGCCAGATTGCTCATCACAGATGCTGGTAAGGTCAGGCTTCATTTTACGGTCAGGGATACAGGGATCGGAATTCCTCAGGATAAACGGAATCAGTTGTTCAAGCCATTTCACCGAGTGGATAACAGTGTTACTCGCCGGACGGAAGGTACAGGTCTTGGATTGGCAATATGTCATCGAATTGTACAGTTAATGAATGGTGAAATTGCTATTGCAGCGGAAGATCTGACTGAGCGTGGGACCACAATTACCTTCACTGCGGAATTCGATACG